In Nostoc sp. CENA543, a single genomic region encodes these proteins:
- a CDS encoding IS982 family transposase — MSSLEALFCHVDDFCEKFEAQWQKSLLKQGGIRRFRAKSLCLSEIMTILIAFHQNHYRNFKHFYLEQVQKQWRCAFPGLPSYQRFVEWMPSVLIPLCAYLKHCFGRCTGIGFVDSTSVKVCHNRRISRNHVFKDVAARGKTSVDWFFGFKLHIVVNEHGEILNAIVTPGNIDDRKPIPDLLTGLFGKIFADRGYVSQQLADQLFREFGIEFFAKPRRNMKNKLMRLHDKLLSRKRSIIETINDQLKNISQIEHSRHRSPVNFCVNLLCGLIAYCHQPKKPSLHMDWILTQSA, encoded by the coding sequence ATGTCTAGTTTAGAAGCATTATTCTGCCACGTAGACGATTTCTGCGAAAAATTTGAAGCTCAATGGCAAAAAAGCCTACTCAAACAGGGAGGAATTCGGCGATTTAGGGCAAAAAGCTTATGTTTGAGTGAAATAATGACAATATTGATTGCGTTTCACCAAAATCACTACCGGAATTTCAAGCATTTTTATTTAGAACAGGTACAGAAACAATGGAGGTGTGCATTTCCAGGTCTTCCCAGCTATCAACGATTTGTTGAATGGATGCCATCTGTGCTGATACCCCTATGTGCATACTTGAAGCATTGCTTCGGTCGATGTACGGGTATCGGATTTGTAGACTCAACCAGCGTCAAGGTCTGCCATAATCGTCGCATTTCTAGAAATCATGTGTTTAAGGATGTTGCCGCTAGGGGTAAGACTTCTGTGGATTGGTTTTTTGGTTTTAAACTCCACATTGTAGTTAATGAGCATGGTGAAATCTTAAATGCGATTGTGACACCTGGTAATATTGACGACAGAAAACCTATCCCAGATTTACTTACTGGTCTTTTTGGCAAAATTTTTGCTGATAGGGGCTATGTCTCTCAACAACTGGCTGATCAACTTTTTCGAGAATTCGGGATTGAATTTTTTGCCAAACCCCGTCGCAATATGAAAAACAAGTTAATGCGCCTCCATGACAAGCTTTTGTCACGTAAGCGTTCCATTATTGAAACAATTAACGACCAACTCAAGAATATTTCTCAGATAGAACATTCTCGACATCGAAGTCCTGTCAATTTCTGCGTTAATCTTCTGTGTGGATTAATCGCTTATTGCCACCAACCTAAGAAGCCCAGCCTTCACATGGACTGGATTTTAACCCAATCTGCTTAA
- a CDS encoding Uma2 family endonuclease produces the protein MTSATNLDTDLTPFPDHTQLPESDGKFVKNWQEHPQSILLTDSIQPVLKQLHPDGQYCIGQDLGIYWRLTDPPEKGAEAPDWFYVGNVPPLLDGQTRRSYVLWREFISPSIALEFVSGDGTEERDRTPWKGKFWIYEQVIHPAFYGIYEVNQASVEVYHLIDGQYQLLPANERGRYPITPLGVELGIWEGEYQNAELPWLRWWDAEGNLLLTGEERAEQERQRAEQERQRAEQERQRAEQERQRAEQEHQRNERLIAQLRALGVEPEI, from the coding sequence ATGACCTCTGCAACTAATCTAGACACTGACCTCACCCCATTTCCTGACCATACGCAGCTACCAGAGTCCGATGGTAAATTCGTGAAAAACTGGCAAGAACATCCTCAAAGTATTTTATTGACGGACTCAATTCAACCCGTCCTCAAACAATTACATCCTGATGGTCAATATTGTATTGGTCAGGACTTAGGCATTTACTGGCGTTTAACTGACCCCCCAGAAAAAGGTGCAGAAGCACCGGATTGGTTTTATGTAGGAAATGTCCCGCCTTTACTTGATGGACAAACACGACGGTCTTATGTATTGTGGCGTGAGTTCATTTCCCCATCAATTGCTTTGGAATTTGTTTCCGGTGATGGTACAGAAGAACGAGATAGAACACCTTGGAAGGGTAAATTTTGGATTTATGAGCAGGTAATTCATCCAGCTTTTTACGGTATTTATGAAGTAAATCAAGCTAGTGTAGAAGTCTATCACTTAATTGATGGGCAATATCAATTATTACCAGCTAATGAACGCGGACGTTATCCTATTACACCCTTGGGAGTTGAGCTAGGTATATGGGAGGGTGAATATCAAAATGCTGAATTACCCTGGCTACGTTGGTGGGATGCGGAGGGTAATCTGTTGCTGACTGGTGAAGAACGCGCCGAACAAGAACGTCAACGCGCCGAACAGGAACGTCAACGCGCCGAACAGGAACGCCAACGCGCCGAACAAGAACGCCAACGTGCAGAACAAGAACACCAACGCAATGAACGCTTAATTGCTCAATTGCGCGCTCTTGGTGTTGAACCAGAAATTTGA
- the trpS gene encoding tryptophan--tRNA ligase, which produces MGKQRVLSGVQPTGNLHLGNYLGAIRNWVEIQEQYDNFFCVVDLHAITVPHNPATLAADSYTIAALYLACGIDLKHSNIFIQSHVSAHSELAWLLNCITPLNWLQDMIQFKEKAVKQGENVGAGLLIYPVLMAADILLYQADKVPVGEDQKQHLELTRDIVNRFNHQFAKDQPVLKLPDPLIRKEGARVMSLTDGTRKMSKSDPSELSRINLLDPPDQIANKIKRCKTDPVRGLIFDDPERPECNNLLTLYMLLSGKAKEEVASECQDMGWGQFKPLLTETAINALKPIQDKYQQIMDDKGYLESVLRDGREKAEAIANQTLKDVKAALGYSMPL; this is translated from the coding sequence ATGGGTAAGCAGCGTGTTCTTTCTGGAGTTCAACCAACTGGTAACTTACACTTGGGTAACTACTTAGGCGCAATTCGCAACTGGGTAGAAATCCAAGAACAGTATGATAATTTCTTTTGTGTCGTAGATTTACACGCGATTACAGTACCGCATAATCCAGCGACATTGGCAGCAGATAGTTACACAATTGCCGCACTTTATTTAGCCTGTGGTATTGACTTAAAACATTCCAACATCTTTATTCAATCCCACGTTTCCGCCCACAGTGAACTAGCTTGGTTACTCAACTGCATCACACCCCTGAACTGGCTGCAAGACATGATTCAGTTTAAAGAGAAAGCCGTCAAGCAAGGGGAAAATGTCGGTGCAGGTTTATTAATCTACCCAGTGCTGATGGCTGCTGATATTTTGTTGTATCAAGCCGATAAAGTGCCGGTAGGCGAAGACCAAAAACAACATCTAGAACTCACACGGGATATTGTCAACAGATTTAATCACCAATTCGCCAAGGATCAGCCCGTCCTCAAACTACCAGACCCCTTAATTCGCAAAGAAGGCGCGAGGGTGATGAGTTTGACCGATGGGACGCGCAAAATGTCTAAATCTGACCCTTCAGAGTTAAGCCGGATTAACCTTTTAGATCCACCAGATCAGATTGCCAATAAAATTAAACGTTGTAAAACTGACCCAGTGCGGGGATTAATCTTTGACGACCCAGAAAGACCAGAGTGCAACAACTTGCTAACTTTATATATGTTATTGTCAGGCAAGGCGAAGGAAGAGGTAGCATCTGAGTGTCAAGACATGGGCTGGGGACAATTTAAGCCATTACTGACCGAAACAGCAATTAACGCCCTCAAACCCATCCAAGACAAATATCAGCAAATCATGGACGACAAAGGTTATTTAGAGTCTGTGTTGCGTGATGGTAGAGAAAAAGCCGAAGCCATAGCCAACCAAACCCTAAAAGACGTAAAAGCTGCGTTAGGTTATTCAATGCCTTTGTAA
- a CDS encoding T3SS effector HopA1 family protein, producing MQLLDPVQLSDISESLQLSLQDIIHNIEIQSQYCIKHPNYKPLELPEASVSRFQKLSMEIQNNYLSQQLRTFLYGIYYNGSLRSVLSSDAEISNLAVNQNLENNTFLGVDLAFYDRLHENNRGTGYWSYGWRIVKEEIDGTVAVQRDGLTLYVEPQKMQTSGSVGDLVAIKMPKNLVQNGFYMAVADAGASQFYQAADNTLVRVYFNVTPDGAVAVMDSLTTRLNAISLAFTFKALYNPSDYQRYDSAVLYFDKNDYERVSPILETLYIEHQEHFQEQVPLFTKPIAPGLAIAEEPKQRFNESESFGTHRCQIVANGLLAAWQQGDNTPSARMTSILQQFSALKIQLQRPYLNADSEDIYTPFK from the coding sequence ATGCAACTATTAGATCCCGTCCAATTATCGGATATCTCAGAGTCACTGCAACTATCACTGCAAGATATTATTCATAATATTGAGATTCAGTCCCAGTATTGTATTAAACATCCAAACTACAAACCCTTAGAATTACCAGAGGCTTCAGTTTCTCGCTTTCAAAAGCTGTCAATGGAGATACAAAATAATTATTTGAGTCAGCAGTTGCGGACTTTTCTCTATGGCATTTATTATAATGGCTCATTGAGAAGTGTTTTGTCCTCTGATGCAGAGATATCGAATTTAGCTGTTAATCAAAATTTAGAAAATAACACCTTTTTGGGTGTAGACTTAGCTTTTTACGATCGCCTGCATGAAAATAACAGAGGTACAGGTTACTGGAGTTATGGTTGGCGGATAGTCAAAGAGGAGATAGATGGGACTGTAGCTGTACAGCGTGATGGTTTAACTTTGTATGTTGAACCCCAAAAAATGCAAACATCTGGAAGCGTAGGTGATTTAGTGGCGATTAAAATGCCTAAGAATCTCGTGCAGAATGGATTTTATATGGCAGTTGCTGATGCTGGTGCATCACAATTTTACCAAGCAGCAGATAATACTTTGGTGCGTGTTTACTTTAATGTCACCCCAGATGGTGCAGTTGCAGTTATGGATAGTTTGACAACACGACTCAATGCGATATCCTTAGCTTTTACCTTTAAAGCTTTATACAACCCTTCCGATTATCAGCGTTATGACTCAGCCGTGTTATATTTTGACAAAAATGACTATGAACGGGTTTCCCCCATCTTAGAAACGCTTTACATAGAGCATCAAGAGCATTTCCAAGAGCAAGTCCCTCTCTTTACTAAACCCATTGCACCAGGATTAGCGATCGCAGAAGAACCAAAACAACGATTTAATGAAAGTGAGAGTTTTGGTACACACCGTTGTCAAATTGTGGCGAATGGTTTGTTAGCCGCGTGGCAACAAGGCGATAATACCCCATCCGCTAGGATGACATCAATTTTACAACAGTTCTCTGCATTGAAGATTCAATTGCAACGTCCGTATCTCAATGCTGATTCGGAAGATATATATACACCTTTTAAATAG
- the ltrA gene encoding group II intron reverse transcriptase/maturase — MVQSTIVNVTDRTTDWNSIKWKNAYRVVRRLRQRIFKATKDGNFKGVRNLQKLLMRSYSNMILSVRRVTQLNQGKKTAGVDKLLVLTPLARATLVDILAMRLPWKALPVKRIYIRKSNGKQRPLGIPGIIDRCLQAIVLNALEPSWEAQFERTSYGFRPGRGVHDAIERVHSMSKANSTTSWVVDADIEGCFDNIAHAPLMQTIGNFPARQLIHQWLKAGYVDKGVFYDTETGVPQGGIISPLLANIALHGMEAALGIRYDKHGHKIGHRGLVRYADDLVVFCKTPEDAHRVVDILSCWMKTKGLALSESKTQIVHLTVGFDFLGFNIRWYQDKNTLTGRKVLIKPSKQSLQDVRDQIRLSWLDHKSHNVNYLIGKLNPIIRGVANYYRTVVSSHIFTKLDRWMYVRQQRYAKRMHPNKSSHWRICRYWGHFNLDRNDFWVFGDKHSGQYLLKFSWFHIKRHTLVKGDASPDDQQLRVYWQQRRKKQSRCLIPSYQKLARRQGYQCPICGESLFNNESLHKHHKIPCAAGGNDSYSNLELVHFYCHQQIHSVGRKSEGEVFVQTQSCFHPPIHSVGLSDESEDEVFSPW, encoded by the coding sequence ATGGTGCAATCAACGATTGTGAATGTAACCGACAGGACGACGGACTGGAACAGCATAAAGTGGAAAAATGCTTACCGCGTAGTCAGGCGACTCAGACAAAGAATATTCAAGGCAACCAAAGACGGTAACTTTAAGGGGGTACGCAATCTTCAAAAGTTACTGATGCGGAGTTACTCCAACATGATACTTTCCGTGCGACGAGTAACGCAATTAAATCAAGGCAAGAAAACAGCAGGTGTGGACAAATTACTGGTACTGACACCACTTGCTAGAGCAACACTGGTAGATATTCTCGCCATGCGCTTACCGTGGAAAGCATTACCAGTGAAGCGGATATACATCCGCAAATCCAACGGCAAACAACGCCCCCTCGGTATTCCCGGCATCATCGACAGATGTCTTCAGGCAATAGTATTAAACGCCTTAGAACCAAGTTGGGAAGCACAATTCGAGAGAACATCTTACGGTTTCCGCCCCGGTAGAGGCGTGCATGACGCGATAGAAAGAGTACATTCCATGTCAAAAGCCAACTCCACTACTAGTTGGGTGGTCGATGCCGACATTGAAGGTTGCTTTGATAACATCGCCCATGCACCACTCATGCAAACCATTGGTAACTTCCCCGCACGGCAGTTAATACACCAGTGGTTAAAAGCGGGATATGTAGACAAGGGCGTGTTTTACGATACAGAAACGGGCGTACCCCAAGGTGGAATCATTTCCCCACTACTAGCAAACATTGCATTGCATGGTATGGAAGCAGCATTGGGTATCAGATACGATAAACACGGTCACAAAATCGGGCATCGTGGTCTGGTACGTTACGCTGATGATTTGGTAGTTTTCTGCAAAACTCCAGAGGATGCCCACAGGGTAGTTGATATCTTGTCCTGCTGGATGAAAACTAAAGGTTTGGCTTTATCAGAGTCTAAAACCCAAATAGTACATCTAACTGTGGGATTTGATTTTCTGGGGTTTAACATCAGATGGTATCAAGACAAGAATACCTTAACGGGGCGGAAAGTATTAATCAAGCCTAGCAAGCAATCTCTGCAAGATGTCCGAGACCAGATTCGGCTTTCTTGGCTAGATCATAAAAGCCATAATGTCAATTATCTTATAGGCAAGCTTAACCCGATAATTCGCGGTGTGGCTAATTACTATCGGACAGTTGTTTCCTCACATATATTCACCAAACTAGATAGATGGATGTATGTGCGACAGCAACGGTACGCCAAGAGAATGCACCCAAATAAAAGCTCTCATTGGCGCATTTGCCGCTATTGGGGTCACTTCAATTTGGATAGAAATGACTTTTGGGTGTTTGGGGACAAACATTCTGGTCAATACCTACTCAAGTTTAGTTGGTTTCATATCAAACGGCACACTTTGGTTAAAGGTGATGCTTCCCCTGATGACCAACAGTTACGCGTTTACTGGCAACAACGGCGCAAGAAGCAATCTCGCTGTTTGATTCCTAGTTACCAAAAGTTAGCCCGAAGACAAGGGTATCAGTGTCCTATTTGTGGCGAGTCTCTGTTTAACAATGAGTCTTTACATAAACACCATAAAATCCCTTGTGCTGCTGGCGGCAATGATAGCTACTCTAATTTAGAGTTGGTGCATTTTTACTGTCACCAACAAATACACTCAGTAGGACGCAAGTCTGAAGGTGAGGTGTTTGTGCAAACACAAAGTTGCTTTCATCCACCGATACACTCAGTCGGATTATCAGATGAATCTGAAGATGAGGTATTCAGTCCTTGGTAA
- a CDS encoding methylenetetrahydrofolate reductase, with the protein MEHSHSCSYSTLNNFRKAAQAGEFLVTAEVAPPKGGNPTHMIEMAATLKGRVHAVNITDGSRAVLRMSSLVASVILLQNGIEPICQMACRDRNRIGLQADLMGAHALGIRNILALTGDPVKAGDHPEAKAVFDLEAVRLLQLIRKMNQGVDGNDKPLTDGATDLFVGAAVDPQCASWSGLQSRFERKIEAGAQFFQSQLITDFERLEKFMDKIASVHNKPILAGIFLLKSAKNAQFINKCVPGVNIPEHIIERLAKAKHPLEEGVKIAAEQVQIARQLCHGVHMMAVKREDLIPKILDLAGVAPVNQVLAK; encoded by the coding sequence ATGGAACATAGCCATAGCTGTAGTTACAGTACACTGAACAATTTCCGTAAAGCCGCGCAAGCGGGTGAATTTTTAGTTACCGCCGAGGTAGCACCACCAAAAGGGGGAAATCCCACACACATGATTGAAATGGCGGCGACCCTTAAGGGGAGGGTTCATGCTGTCAATATTACCGATGGTAGCCGAGCTGTGTTACGGATGTCTTCATTGGTAGCATCAGTGATTTTGTTACAAAATGGGATTGAACCAATTTGTCAGATGGCTTGCCGCGATCGCAACCGTATCGGATTACAAGCCGACTTGATGGGCGCACACGCTTTAGGTATCCGTAATATCTTAGCCTTGACAGGCGACCCAGTAAAAGCAGGCGATCATCCTGAAGCCAAAGCTGTATTTGATTTAGAAGCTGTGCGGCTATTGCAACTGATTCGGAAAATGAATCAAGGTGTCGATGGCAATGATAAACCCTTGACCGATGGCGCAACCGATTTATTTGTAGGTGCAGCCGTAGATCCTCAGTGTGCTAGTTGGTCAGGTTTGCAAAGTCGCTTTGAACGCAAAATTGAAGCCGGAGCGCAATTTTTTCAAAGCCAGTTAATTACTGATTTTGAAAGACTAGAAAAATTCATGGACAAGATAGCGTCAGTTCATAATAAACCCATTCTGGCAGGAATTTTTCTGTTGAAATCAGCGAAAAATGCTCAATTTATTAATAAATGCGTTCCAGGTGTCAATATACCTGAACACATCATTGAGAGGTTAGCAAAAGCCAAACACCCCTTAGAAGAAGGTGTAAAAATTGCTGCCGAACAAGTGCAAATTGCAAGGCAATTATGTCACGGTGTCCATATGATGGCGGTGAAGCGGGAAGATTTGATTCCCAAAATCTTAGATTTAGCCGGAGTTGCACCAGTTAATCAGGTGTTAGCGAAGTAG